From the Corticium candelabrum chromosome 2, ooCorCand1.1, whole genome shotgun sequence genome, one window contains:
- the LOC134176236 gene encoding uncharacterized protein LOC134176236, with translation MEGCVAASRVSVVWKVYMLKDVCDNDHRKWFLNFCCQMATLNQGNANLQMLVTAPKTMVMTLFAEAHNFEHELLVTLPRLVTDQHPKVRRTVASGFYEEVVPSAHVDIQVGALESFSLLLENKQLTVHVFHSMLDLSYCI, from the exons ATGGAAGGATGCGTCGCTGCAAGTCGTGTGTCAGTTGTATGGAAGGTTTACATGTTGAAGG ACGTGTGTGACAACGATCATCGCAAATGGTTTCTCAATTTTTGTTGTCAGATGGCAACATTGAATCAAGGGAATGCAAACTTGCAGATGCTTGTCACGGCTCCGAAAACGATG GTGATGACACTTTTTGCCGAGGCTCATAATTTTGAGCATGAACTGTTGGTAACTCTTCCGCGATTGGTGACAGACCAACATCCTAAAGTTAGAAGGACAGTAGCATCAGGATTTTATGAG GAAGTCGTTCCCTCGGCTCATGTGGACATTCAAGTTGGTGCATTAGAATCTTTCTCACTGTTACTAGAGAACAAGCAGCTGACGGTGCACGTATTCCATTCGATGCTCGATCTTTCCTactgtatttaa
- the LOC134198556 gene encoding uncharacterized protein LOC134198556: MSNMDFRVASLLRLGAPLPELQALDNCIPQCKQPLDSSGYHIITCKWGGGIIRRHDHIADCLYKMLTSVGYRCRKELPDQFDGKQRPDVAVYDYKDGKKLLLDVTIAHPAARKYISKSHSVAGFAATEREKQKNTKYLSKSRELGYLFKPFAMEVFGRWSDSAQNFLSETSKFAASSLQISSAEFLHMWRRRFATCLQKENVSIMSEKMKSLVPKTTVDANFRQKQPVRCFGLDFS; this comes from the coding sequence ATGAGTAACATGGATTTCCGTGTTGCTTCTTTGTTGCGACTTGGTGCTCCTCTGCCAGAATTACAAGCGTTAGACAACTGCATTCCTCAATGTAAACAACCTCTTGACAGTAGTGGCTACCACATAATAACGTGTAAATGGGGAGGGGGAATCATTCGACGCCATGATCACATTGCAGATTGTTTATACAAAATGCTTACCTCTGTTGGATATCGATGCAGAAAGGAGTTGCCAGATCAATTCGATGGAAAACAAAGACCAGATGTTGCTGTCTATGACTATAAAGATGGAAAAAAACTTCTACTTGACGTTACCATTGCTCATCCTGCAGCTAGGAAGTACATCTCTAAAAGTCATTCAGTAGCAGGCTTTGCtgctacagagagagaaaagcaAAAGAACACAAAGTATCTTTCTAAATCTAGAGAGTTGGGGTATCTTTTCAAACCGTTTGCAATGGAAGTATTTGGCCGATGGAGTGATTCAGCCCAAAATTTTTTATCGGAAACATCAAAGTTCGCAGCTTCATCTTTACAAATATCCAGCGCTGAGTTCCTCCACATGTGGCGCCGACGCTTTGCCACGTGTCTTCAAAAAGAAAACGTTTCCATCATGTCAGAAAAGATGAAATCACTTGTCCCAAAGACCACTGTGGATGCCAACTTTCGTCAGAAGCAGCCTGTCAGATGCTTTGGACTtgactttagttaa
- the LOC134198335 gene encoding kelch-like protein 12, translating to MKLREHTTARDVNEKLDVIKGLGEEVETKLSQRPQLAELTSYSHSLIEGLQARVANLKLSRKMAKMGSMINDSLSSWTQWNVHMPHDSFLVYNRMGEIEGRLVVGGHDGNLHVLTYKNDKWDKFVRKNGHISNVVCYQGVCLVCVEDVDKDQFVIEQFYLNEDNKWRFLTVLPNELQLECVSVALHDNSLYVVGGVTKSGERVNTACVCDLHSGRWYKMDDMQTKRHYCSSVIINNTVFVGGGVTDGPYYSNIVECADVRDRKWRTIPSTTTYRPTMTAVSNRLVGTGGMTQDCFGSPTNIVEFYDERSTKWLPLLHMTHKRVTHAAFSTQNGELFTAGGDYEHSIESLKCY from the exons ATGAAATTGAGAGAGCATACCACTGCAAGAGATGTAAAT GAAAAACTTGATGTGATTAAAGGGCTTGGAGAAGAAGTAGAGACAAAGTTATCACAAAGACCACAA TTGGCAGAGTTAACTTCATACAGTCACTCATTGATAGAAGGATTACAAGCAAGAGTAGCTAATCTCAAGCTTTCTAGGAAAATGGCTAAAATGGGTTCAATG atcaatgacagtctgTCATCATGGACACAGTGGAATGTACACATGCCTCATGACAGTTTCTTGGTATATAATAGAATGGGAGAGATTGAAGGCAGACTAGTGGTAGGAGGTCATGATGGTAATCTGCATGTTCTCACTTATAAAAATGATAAGTGGGACAAGTTTGTCAGAAAGAATGGTCACATCAGTAATGTAGTGTGTtatcaaggtgtgtgtctggtgtgtgtggagGATGTAGATAAAgatcagtttgtgattgaacaattttatttgaatgaaGACAACAAATGGCGTTTCCTCACAGTTCTACCAAACGAACTGCAGTTGGAATGCgtatctgttgctcttcatgacaactcactgtatgtggtgggtGGTGTGACTAAGTCAGGGGAGAGAGTGAACacagcatgtgtgtgtgaccttcacAGCGGTCGTTGGTATaagatggatgacatgcaaacaaaacgtcattactgttcttctgttattataaacaacacagtgtttgtagggGGAGGAGTGACTGATGGACCTTACTATAGTAAtattgttgagtgtgcagatgttcgtgatagaaaatggagaacaatTCCCTCTACAACCACATATAGACCTACAATGACAGCAGTCAGTAACAGACTGGTGGGGACTGGAGGAATGACACAAGATTGTTTTGGTTCTCCTACTAATATTGTAGAATTCTATGATGAGAGATCTACCAAATGGCTTCCTCTTctacacatgacacacaaacgggtgacacatgctgcattctcaactcagaatggagaactcTTCACAGCAGGAGGGGATTATGAACATTCAATAGAAAGTCTGAAGTGTTACTAA